The segment ACGTGCAGAGCCTAGATAGACATATATGGATTTAATCTGTTAACAACATTGAAACTTTGAGTTCAGTTATTTCAAAATATGTTGCTTTCTTTAATGAGCAGAGATATCAAACAAATTGAGCACAGAACCATTTACAGTGGCAAGAAAGAATTTGtggaccctttgcaattacctggttttatCCACTCAGAAATGTGGTCTGATCATCTAATTCACAGTAACAGATTGACATGGCgatgacgtcgactcagacctgaggggccagcgtcgggcattttcatgccttaccagGCGCAGTTCaaaaggctgtgtggggcgccactcctcgcacagacatttcacCGTATtattttacaaggccaagttgcgagctcgacatcaacccagCGCGGGTGGGCAGTGCGCTCAGGAGCGCTCTGTCACTGAATCAAACTtgggaacctccgttctcgagcccggcgctgatctTACTGCACCACCAACCGACCTAAAAACACATATAAACACATcatttgtacttttcatgtctttattaaaCACAATGCTTAATCATTcatagtccaggctggaaaaagtatatgaatccttgtatttaataactggcagAAGCTCCTTCAGCaggaaggaggaattttagaccattctgccatacaaaactgtttcagttcatcaatatttctgggataccttgcatgaacagccctcttcaggtcacaacaaagcatctcaattgggttaaaaTCTGGCTTCTGACCTGGTCACTCCAAAACATaaattttcttcattttaaaAACTATTCTGTTGATTTACTTTTGTGGCTTGGATTGCTATGTTATTACATTGTCCAAAGCAACCCCAAACCATGATacgacgcaaacacaaggaaatctgcagatgctggaatttcaagcaacacacacaaaagttgctagtgaacacagcaggccaggcagcatctataggaagagatacagtcaacttttcgggccaagacccttcatcaggactaattgaaagaagagctattaagagatttgaaagtgggagggggagggggagatcagaaatgataggagaagacaggagggggaggggatggagccaagagctggacaggtgattggcaaaggggatatgagaggatcatgggataggaggcctagggagaaagaaaaaggtgggggggacccagaggatgggcaaggggtatagtcagagggagaaaaaggagagagagaaaaagaatgtgtgtatataaataaataaataacggatggggtacaagggggaggtgaggcattagcagaagtttgagaagtcaatgtttatgccatcaggttggagtctacccagacagaatatgaggtgttgttcctccaacctgagtgtggcttcatctttacagtaaaggaggccgtggataaacatatcagaatggaaaagggacatggaattaaaatgtgtggccactgggagatcctgctttctctggcaaacagggcgtagatgttcagcaaaacgatttcccagtctgtgtcaggtctccccaatatacagaaggccgcatcgggagcaccggacgcagtatatcacctcagccgactcacaggtgaagtgtcgcctcacctggaaggactgtctggggtcctgaatggtagtgagggagcaagtgtaagggcatgtgtagcacttgttccgcttacaaagataagtgccaggagggagatcggtggggagggatggggggaatgaatggacaagggagtcacgaaaccatgatgctccttccaccatgcttcacaattgagatgaagttttggtgttgttgtgcagtgcccttttcctccaAATATACCAGTGTGCATTTCTACCAAGAAGTTCAACTTCTGTCTATCTGTCCACACATTGTCCCAGaaacattgtggaacatccaggtggtcttttgcaaacttgagacatgctgcaattttgtttttGGACTGCAGTGGTTTTCTCTATGGTGtctttccatgaacaccattcttgttttccatttttctaataGGGGCACATAATTTTAGCAAGTTCCTGAGATTTCTGCagatcttttgctgttacccttgggttctttctcacccccttcagcattgcacattatgCTCTTGGCATGATccttgcaggatgcccactcctagggagaatagaaacagtactgaatttcctccgtTTGTagtcaatttctcttactgtggactgacgaacactcaggtctttagaaatgcttttatagctttttccagcttcatgcatctctacaattcttctgctAAGGTCcaatgaaagttgttttgatcaagccATGGTTCACATAAATAGACCTTTCTTTAGAAAAGCAGGCTCAGTCCATAACCAGATGTTGCATGTCtcctttttatagggcagggctcCTCTGCAACCCACACCTCTAATcacatctcattgattggaacacctgactccaaatagcttttgtagaaggcattaccacAGAGGTTTACATAATTTTGAACATAGactataattatttaaatggtgtaTTCAGCATTGATAGAAGTAGTACAATCATTGTGACTGAGATGAAGATCAGTcctcattttatgagtaattaatgcagaaatacAGGTAATTACAAagtgttcacaaactttttcttgcaactgtaccaCATTAAATTTGTTCCTTCAAGGGAGCAAACGGGGTTGCTATCAGTCATTTCCCAATGTTCTTCAGTCTACTAACTTCACCTTTAGTTTCATTCTTACACCTTGTATACTCTTGTCGACCTTCTGATATAGAGTTCTTGATGTCTAATATGTGCTTTCTCTTTTATCTCTTATCCTATGCAGCTTAGCATCTGTGGTGCTTCAAGATCTACAGTTCCACTGTTTCTTTGTGGAAACATTAACATGAAATGTTCTCTTAATGTCTCCGATTTACCTGACACTGACTTACCTTCACAGTCCATCTTTACTGAGTCATTTCTAAATAAAGCAAAGCAGGCCTCAATTTTGGGACCTTTTTCTTTGCCTACATTAATATTAAATGTCATGAAATAAGATCACTAACACAATTATGTTCCCCTTAACCCTCCTCCCACTTATCCAACTTCCTTTTCTAAAATTAAATGCAGAAATGCTCCACCTCGTTATatactggctaaaaaaaaatccttcattaTTCCAATTCAGAAATTGCGCAACCTGCACCTTTAATACTGACTGTATCCCAAGTTACATGAGAATAGCATCTCTCTTTCACTTGGTTAGCTTACAATTTTGTAGCATATTTTTCAAAAATGCTACTGTCTTTGTTTGGTTTTTAATTTAACCTACAGAACCACATTTATTCTAAAATACAATTCCTTCTCACCAAGAGCTACTATCCAACCACTCCTTAGCCAACAGCTACTGCTTAACATTTTCTATCATTGCTCCCTCAAGAGCCTAATAACCATAGATGATGTCACTCCAGTTACATTTTCATAATAAATTCTATTTCCTCAATTCACCTGATGTTTTCAGTTACGTAATGGCATGGCATTACAAAGTTCAAGCTGCTAAATTCGGGAAAGTATCAGAAACAATAATATTAGGAGATGATTTACAAACTTTATTGGATTTTATAATAAGTGAAGAATCATACTTTGACATAAGCTGATAAAAGCATGTAGGATATTTGCTGCACTGTACAGCAAAAAATTTGACTTCACAGTATCTTATGCTTTTGTAACAGttattttcaacatttaaaaggggGATATATGCATATGATAAAGCAATTTCAATACAAAAAATTGATTAGGAACAATATGTGAATGGTTTTGGTACTCATTTTTTTTCTAAAGGATTACAACTATAATGAACATCAAAAGACCAGGGCTCAGAAACCCTTGAATTGACTAAAATTcaatatataaaaatatgatTCAACAATCCTCTTCATGGGTTCCCTTGAATTACCTACAGCAATATAACTTCTCTTTTCAGTGACCCACTGCATTCAAAATTAGTGTCAGCACTTGCTGCAATATCATTTCTATTCATCTGTAGTTCCAACAAGATTCTAATCACTGGTCTTTAACTTACACAAGACGAAGTACAACATTTTTCTCCTGGACCCTTGGATATAATTTCTGGTATTAATAACATTGTAAAACAGTACAAATACATACTACTGCTTTCAATGGGGTGATAACCATGGGGTGAGTTTGAAATATAAATTAAAGATAAATAATATCATTCAAATTCCTGACACTCAGACAATTCTTTTCTAGTGACGCTATAAAGTGATGTGTGTAGTACACAAGTTATGTGTTTATCATATTCATGTCTGAGTAATTGACTGTgtttatctctccctctccccacaatACAACAGTTCACTTTCATTGACCAGGATGCACAACATATAGTGGCCTACAGTATATACAATTATAGGTGCAGGGGTCTACAGTTATGCAAATCCACTGACTCGTGTCAAACAAAAATTGATACAATCAGTGACAGCACAATATCTGTTAAATGGCATTATTCTTTACAACTGCATGACAAAATTAAGAGCATAATATATAGTGTATCCTTAAAATGAACAAGTACAAATGCAACAGACTTTATTTTAAAGTTATCAACGCTGGTTGAACAATTCAAAGCAGTTCTGCTACAAATAACTTGGGAGTTAAAGAGAACTAAAATGAATATTAATGTTTTAAAAGGTATTATTGAAGTTGCAGGACATTGCATGATCTACCAAAGTGTGATCCAACTGCAACTTTATTACAACAGTTAAACACAGCCTTTGGCTTGAAATATTGTAAGGCAGAATCTGGTATGTCCACATTTTAGCTTTTATTCTGATGCAACTTGCACCCAAAAGAATTCCAACCAAATTAAACCAAAGCTGATTGATATTTTCTGTAAATAATTGAGAAAGGGGCAATTGAGTATTCCAATTTCATCATGCACAAAACATCACATCTCTCAAATTACAATCTACTCAACAAGGTTCTTAAAGCACAGATATAATCAAAGATCTGCAATGAGAATGAAACACATTCCTGCCATTTAGAAAGTGGAATATAAAAAAAGGGTTAAGATCATTGGAAAAATTAGAAGCAACTGTTGATAGTATATTCACAATGAGGAGCTCTACCAAAGCAAGGCACAAAAATTCTTTTTACAAACAAGAAAAGCTATTGAAAATTAAACAGCAGTACAATCCAACTAGGACAATAGTTCAAACTGAAAAGTTAAAAGTTGATCTGTTCTTTTACGTCATTATCGCCATTAAATCGCAAATCATGATCATTTTTCCTTTTCTCCGctgtttatttttaattgttAGGAACAATCCAGTTCAGTGGATCTTTCTCCCCTCCATTAAGATAAAGGTTTCACCAAAAACAATTTTTCGCCATGTTCACTTGTGAAAATTGGCGCCTTTTTGTAATGTTCCACTAAATCTTCCATGCTGTCAAATTTTCGTTGTCCAATGCAGTAGAGGCCTTGCTTCAATTGTACCTTGAAGtgcttatttttattttgagCCTTCAAGGACACAGAGAAATCATTAGGCTGTGAAAGAAGTGAAAGCAAACTTGATTAGTCCTTTAAAAACATATTCTGATAATTGGCTCCCATCTTGTGTTACACATTGCAGATGTAATCACATCACTAAGTACCACTAGATAATAAATGAGAGGAAATAAAATTCAACAATAATCAGTCCAAATTCTTATTTTCATTGATGGCTGCATACCTTTAAAAACAAACCTTTAACATTCCTACCCAAATTATAAAGGTTCCAGCCAGCAACCATTTTGTTGTCATGGTTCAATTCATGGAGAGGAATCAAAAAGTACCAATATATTCCAagatgggaatgggaagaggatGCAGCATGCTTGAAttacaatactggaggaactcattaggtCAGCCAGCCTCTATGGAGATGCCTacaccctacatcaggactggaaaagaaggcaaACACAGAATGAAAATGTGGGCGAAGGTGTGGAGCATAGGCAGACGGctaataggtgaatccaggtgagggaaTGAGGTGACAATCTAGGCGATGAGAGGACAGAGGCTATGGAATAAAGACAATGAGGTGgggaaccagggggaggtgatgggcaggattTTAGAGTGGGAAGAGGAGAAAAGACGGGGTGAAGAGGCCACATGAGTGAGGGATAacaaagttggggggggggaagagaaaggAAAATAGAAGTTTACATGAAGTTGATGAAATCAGTGACAATGCTGTCAAGTTTGGAGACTactatgaagtgttgctcctccaacttgcaTCTGGCCTCAACATGGCAATAAAGGAGCCCATTGACAGACATGTCAGCATGGGAATTGGAAGGGGAATTGAAACTGGTGCCAAGCAGGAAATCCTGGCTGTCGCAGCTTGAGTCACAAACTATATTTTGCATACTAATATCTTAATGTAATCTAGTAAAATTTCAATAAATCGATATAGCCAGCAGTAACAAATCTGGGTACCAATTTATACCACAATGAAGTCTCATTTCCCTTTTGCAATCAATTTGACATTAAAATCCAAAAATGATTATGTAGCAATAGAAGCTACAAATCCTCATAAGAATCATCAGAATATTATGATTAGTAAAAGATCACAATTTTAAAATAACTAATCTGTTACTTACCGAGGACTCGCTGTCTCGAATTATGAAATCTCCATCAACCCCTCTTTCATTCAGAGCCATTTCTCCTTGGTGCCTTGTAATCTTTCCATAATACCATGGACTACCAGCAAACTTGCCAGTGGTTGCTACTCCTATATAATCACATCGAGGTGGTGTTGGACCAATGCTATTGGATGGTGGTGACGTTGGTATGGTATTCACATAGTTCTTGGGTACCAGCCCTACTTGCCCATCAGCTTTCCGGCATTTCCACCATTCCGGATCATTTTCTGGTTTCTCAATAACATCCATCACCTCGCCTTTCTCGAAATTAAGCTCCTCCTCATTTGAAGAACTGAATGGGTACAGAGCCTGCACAACATGCAGTACTTTAGCATTGTGTGCATTCATTACAACTGCTAGTCTTTCTGTTAAGGAGCTGACAGGTTCTACAGAAGTGCCCTCTGGTTCCTCCATAACATAATTTGAAGGAAACCAACCAGTTTGTCCATTATAACTACCCCTCCACCATCCATCGCTGCATTTTTCCATGACAGTAACTTTGGTCCCTTTAACCAACGAAagctcatcatctctctctgctgTGTAGTTAAATTTCACATAAGCAGGAGCATTCAAGTCATACAGACGTTCACCATTGTCAGCATAACCATCGTTATCTGCATTGGATGCCGTGTCTCGAATGCTTGGTTTCCGCTTCACCTTTCCAATTCCTTTAAAACAAAGAAGAGAGTGTATTATTGCACCAAATCTGAGAATAAAATCATGCAAAGTAGTATATCAAACATGAGTATGAAGCAATGGCGACTCAAAGTATACCATCGAGACACGTATGGAAACAGCTTCATCgtgtcagtgagtgaaacagCATGTACAGTATGTTTAATAATAGCTTATTCACAAGCAATGAAACCCTTCACTCAATGGAAGTAAACAAGTACTCATCCAAGTCAACCAAACTGCAGATATTACAACACTAGACATTCAAAACATCTGTTAAATCTGTCCATGTTACACAGGATTAAACAAGCAATAAACATTACTTGACTAGATGTGTGGTGATttcacgtgcaatgatgtgccagtacctGATTGGACAGCACTGAGCATGCACGGGGCTTGCCAGAATGTTTCAGCACATGGCGGGGTTAAGACATGTTTATTACTATCAATAAAAGTTcactaattcttccagaatatgattctttactgttaac is part of the Mobula birostris isolate sMobBir1 chromosome 4, sMobBir1.hap1, whole genome shotgun sequence genome and harbors:
- the LOC140196422 gene encoding SH2/SH3 adapter protein NCK1-like isoform X1 — translated: MTEEVIVIAKFDYVAQQEQELDIKKNERLWLLDDSKSWWRVRNSTNKTGFVPSNYVERKNSARKASIVKNLKDTLGIGKVKRKPSIRDTASNADNDGYADNGERLYDLNAPAYVKFNYTAERDDELSLVKGTKVTVMEKCSDGWWRGSYNGQTGWFPSNYVMEEPEGTSVEPVSSLTERLAVVMNAHNAKVLHVVQALYPFSSSNEEELNFEKGEVMDVIEKPENDPEWWKCRKADGQVGLVPKNYVNTIPTSPPSNSIGPTPPRCDYIGVATTGKFAGSPWYYGKITRHQGEMALNERGVDGDFIIRDSESSPNDFSVSLKAQNKNKHFKVQLKQGLYCIGQRKFDSMEDLVEHYKKAPIFTSEHGEKLFLVKPLS
- the LOC140196422 gene encoding SH2/SH3 adapter protein NCK1-like isoform X2; the protein is MESVNIFKQFFGIGKVKRKPSIRDTASNADNDGYADNGERLYDLNAPAYVKFNYTAERDDELSLVKGTKVTVMEKCSDGWWRGSYNGQTGWFPSNYVMEEPEGTSVEPVSSLTERLAVVMNAHNAKVLHVVQALYPFSSSNEEELNFEKGEVMDVIEKPENDPEWWKCRKADGQVGLVPKNYVNTIPTSPPSNSIGPTPPRCDYIGVATTGKFAGSPWYYGKITRHQGEMALNERGVDGDFIIRDSESSPNDFSVSLKAQNKNKHFKVQLKQGLYCIGQRKFDSMEDLVEHYKKAPIFTSEHGEKLFLVKPLS